Proteins co-encoded in one Deltaproteobacteria bacterium genomic window:
- a CDS encoding nitroreductase family protein, with product MDVFEAMKGRQSVRKYRKDPVPRESILKMVEAATWAPSAGNAQNVRFLVVEDKEMLTKMKGIVDMVVSRTTGKVIPADKINNYNLFWGAPAAVCVVGAPYESATDKLLREKEPKRHQVRRFQVNAGLQSVSAYVTQFILAAYALGYGTCWMTGPLIAKPELESALSIRFPEELLTVIALGKPDTLPAKPPRKPAAEITTFR from the coding sequence ATGGACGTCTTCGAGGCGATGAAGGGACGGCAGAGCGTCCGGAAGTACCGAAAGGATCCGGTCCCACGTGAATCGATCCTTAAAATGGTGGAAGCCGCAACGTGGGCTCCATCGGCGGGCAACGCCCAGAACGTCCGGTTCCTCGTCGTCGAGGACAAGGAAATGCTCACCAAAATGAAGGGCATCGTGGACATGGTTGTGTCTCGGACCACGGGAAAAGTGATCCCCGCGGACAAGATAAACAACTACAACCTGTTTTGGGGCGCGCCTGCGGCCGTGTGCGTCGTCGGGGCGCCGTACGAATCCGCCACCGACAAACTCCTCCGTGAAAAAGAGCCGAAGCGGCACCAGGTTCGCCGGTTCCAGGTCAACGCGGGGCTTCAGAGCGTTTCGGCGTACGTGACGCAGTTCATCCTTGCTGCCTACGCACTTGGATACGGCACTTGCTGGATGACCGGCCCGCTGATCGCGAAGCCGGAACTTGAATCCGCGCTTTCGATTCGGTTCCCGGAGGAGCTTCTCACGGTCATCGCCTTGGGCAAGCCGGACACCCTCCCCGCGAAACCGCCCCGAAAGCCGGCCGCGGAGATCACGACGTTTAGATAG